CAACTTCAAAGTACTACCGGCACTCGCAGAAGAAATACCGGAAATATCGGACAGGTCGATTGTCACATCCATTTCATCAGCGGCTGTATTAACACGACTGATTCCAAAGGTATTGGGAGTAAAATCGGTGACATTCCCGTTACTGTCAAATGTAATTGTTCCGGTCGATACAGCAATGTCTCCATCGTTATCGTCAGCACTTTCCATAAAGTAGCGGAACACCGTATTGTTAGACGAACGAGACTCCAGCACGCTGGTCATCTTCATTGTCACAGGCTCACCAAGTGAGTCAAAGATCACAAAGTCGGTAATTGCACTTTCACCATTGGACGTTTCTGTTTTTGTAAATGGCAGAGACACCGTTGCACCATCGGATGTGATATTACCGATTGTGATAGCGATGTCATTTACCGTTCCTGTATTACCGACGACTTGAAATGCTCCTCCCGCGGTTACCGAGACCCCTGGCTGGGCTCCCGTAGTGGCATCATTGGGAATGCCGCTGCCATTTTGAATTCCCAGGGTCCGATCCAGGAAATCTGCAAAGTCGGCTGCCGTCGTGGTTCCGGTTACCAGCAAGGTCAGCGGATCCAGCGAACGACCTCCCTTGTTGGGAGTAAATTCCAATGTCTCACCCACAGTAAACAAAGGCGTTCCAATCGAGGCTTCGACATCTGATAACAGGGTGGCTCCCGTAATGGCAGCATTTGCATTTCCAGCGTCTGTCAGGTTTGCTGTGGACAGGATAGACCCCTGAGTTCCCAGGACACCCGTCGGTAACAAGGCACCACCAATCTGGACGTTCTGAGTGGCCTGAGCTACGTTCAAATCCCCCAGCGGAATTTCAATATCAGCCAAAGTTGTTGTGACCAGATTAAAGTCTTCATCAACACCGTATCCCTGGACTTTAAAACCACTCTGGTTTGTCAACAGGCTCTGGCTGTTAAGTTCGAAGTTACCATTTCGAGAGTAAACCTGACCATCCGGACCATCGAGAATAAAAAAGCCATCCCCCTGGATCGCAAGGTCGGAGGGACTGGTACTGTTGGTCACACTTCCCTGAGTAAAGTCTTTTCGAATCGAGGCACTCAACGCCCCCAGACCAACCTGACGGGGATTTGTACCACCATTACTGGTCGTCGGACGTGACCCCACACTTAATGTACGGGATAACTGAGTGGTAAACAGCACATTTGAGGCTTTAAAGCCGTTCGTGCCCGCGTTGGCAATATTGTTACCCAGCACATCGATACTGGTTTCATTCAGGCTTAAACCACCCAACGATGTATTTAATGCAGATGTCAATCCCATGACTACTCCTCGGTTGAATCAACCAGGTAAAAACCTAATCCATTGGTTCCAGAGCGCAGCATCAGCTTTGCTGAGGCCGCTCCCTGTTCTGAATATCGTCTAAATAGAAACAATTCATACCATTTTTTTTAGAATGTCTCTGTTATCAGAGAACCCC
The sequence above is a segment of the Gimesia algae genome. Coding sequences within it:
- a CDS encoding flagellar hook-basal body complex protein, which codes for MGLTSALNTSLGGLSLNETSIDVLGNNIANAGTNGFKASNVLFTTQLSRTLSVGSRPTTSNGGTNPRQVGLGALSASIRKDFTQGSVTNSTSPSDLAIQGDGFFILDGPDGQVYSRNGNFELNSQSLLTNQSGFKVQGYGVDEDFNLVTTTLADIEIPLGDLNVAQATQNVQIGGALLPTGVLGTQGSILSTANLTDAGNANAAITGATLLSDVEASIGTPLFTVGETLEFTPNKGGRSLDPLTLLVTGTTTAADFADFLDRTLGIQNGSGIPNDATTGAQPGVSVTAGGAFQVVGNTGTVNDIAITIGNITSDGATVSLPFTKTETSNGESAITDFVIFDSLGEPVTMKMTSVLESRSSNNTVFRYFMESADDNDGDIAVSTGTITFDSNGNVTDFTPNTFGISRVNTAADEMDVTIDLSDISGISSASAGSTLKLTLQDGSDPGTLASFVIDETGIINGVFDNGIIRTLGQVTLARFSNPQGLLEFGNSTFQEGVSSGPPFLVTPGNFGAGTIRAGSIELSNTDVGRSLVDLIVASTNYRGNARVISSVQQLVDELLVLGR